One Balaenoptera musculus isolate JJ_BM4_2016_0621 chromosome 13, mBalMus1.pri.v3, whole genome shotgun sequence genomic region harbors:
- the LIPT1 gene encoding lipoyltransferase 1, mitochondrial isoform X1: MLIPFSMKNCFQLLCNLKVPAAGFKDTVKSGLILQSVSNDVYQNLAVEDWIHDHMNLEAKPVLFFWRNSPSVVIGRHQNPWQECNLNLMREEGVKLARRRSGGGTVYHDMGNINLTFFTTKKKYDRMENLKLVVKALKAVQPQLDVRATKRFDLLLDGQFKISGTASKIGKAAAYHHCTLLCSTDGTFLSSLLKSPYQGIRSTATASTPALVKNLMEKDPTLTCEAVINAIATEYATSHQIDNHIHLINPTDETLFPGINSIAKELQTWEWIYGKTPKFSVNTSFSVLYEHSHLEVKVFIDIKNGRIEICNIEAPDHWLPLEIRDKLNSGFIGSKFCPIETTMLTSILHRTCPEDDELHSKWNMLCEKIKGIM, from the coding sequence atgctgATCCCATTTTCAATGAAGAATTGCTTCCAGTTACTTTGTAACCTCAAGGTCCCAGCAGCTGGTTTTAAAGACACAGTTAAAAGTGGGCTCATTTTACAGTCAGTTTCCAATGATGTTTACCAAAACCTGGCTGTAGAAGACTGGATCCATGACCATATGAATCTAGAAGCCAAGCCGGTTCTTTTCTTTTGGAGGAATTCTCCCTCTGTTGTAATTGGTCGGCATCAGAACCCTTGGCAGGAATGTAACCTGAATCTGATGAGAGAAGAAGGTGTAAAACTAGCTCggaggagaagtggaggaggAACAGTCTACCATGATATGGGTAACATCAACTTGACTTTTTTTACAACCAAAAAAAAGTACGATAGGATGGAAAATCTAAAATTAGTTGTTAAAGCTCTGAAGGCTGTCCAGCCGCAGCTGGATGTGCGGGCTACCAAAAGGTTCGACCTTTTACTTGATGGACAGTTTAAAATCTCAGGAACAGCTTCCAAGATTGGCAAGGCTGCTGCTTATCACCACTGCACTTTGCTATGCAGTACCGATGGGACCTTCTTGTCATCTTTGCTGAAGAGCCCTTACCAAGGGATCAGGAGCACCGCCACTGCGAGCACACCTGCCTTAGTAAAAAATCTTATGGAAAAAGATCCCACTCTGACCTGTGAAGCAGTGATAAATGCTATTGCCACAGAGTATGCTACATCTCATCAAATCGATAATCACATTCACCTAATAAACCCAACGGACGAGACACTGTTTCCTGGAATAAACAGCATAGCCAAAGAACTACAGACCTGGGAATGGATATATGGCAAAACTCCAAAGTTCAGTGTAAACACTTCCTTCAGTGTGTTATATGAACATTCACACTTGGAAGTTAAAGTATTCATagacataaagaatggaagaATTGAAATCTGTAATATTGAAGCACCTGACCATTGGTTGCCGCTAGAAATACGTGACAAGTTAAATTCAGGTTTTATTGGTAGTAAATTTTGCCCAATTGAAACGACTATGCTTACAAGTATATTACATAGAACATGTCCAGAAGATGACGAACTACACAGTAAATGGAATATGCTCTGTGAAAAAATTAAGGGAATAATGTGA
- the LIPT1 gene encoding lipoyltransferase 1, mitochondrial isoform X2 translates to MLIPFSMKNCFQLLCNLKVPAAGFKDTVKSGLILQSVSNDVYQNLAVEDWIHDHMNLEAKPVLFFWRNSPSVVIGRHQNPWQECNLNLMREEGVKLARRRSGGGTVYHDMGNINLTFFTTKKKYDRMENLKLVVKALKAVQPQLDVRATKRFDLLLDGQFKISGTASKIGKAAAYHHCTLLCSTDGTFLSSLLKSPYQGIRSTATASTPALVKNLMEKDPTLTCEAVINAIATEYATSHQIDNHIHLINPTDETLFPGINSIAKELQTWEWIYGKTPKFSVNTSFSVLYEHSHLEVKVFIDIKNGRIEICNIEAPDHWLPLEIRDKLNSGFIGSKFCPIETTMLTSILHRTCPEDDELHINIRLGEGT, encoded by the exons atgctgATCCCATTTTCAATGAAGAATTGCTTCCAGTTACTTTGTAACCTCAAGGTCCCAGCAGCTGGTTTTAAAGACACAGTTAAAAGTGGGCTCATTTTACAGTCAGTTTCCAATGATGTTTACCAAAACCTGGCTGTAGAAGACTGGATCCATGACCATATGAATCTAGAAGCCAAGCCGGTTCTTTTCTTTTGGAGGAATTCTCCCTCTGTTGTAATTGGTCGGCATCAGAACCCTTGGCAGGAATGTAACCTGAATCTGATGAGAGAAGAAGGTGTAAAACTAGCTCggaggagaagtggaggaggAACAGTCTACCATGATATGGGTAACATCAACTTGACTTTTTTTACAACCAAAAAAAAGTACGATAGGATGGAAAATCTAAAATTAGTTGTTAAAGCTCTGAAGGCTGTCCAGCCGCAGCTGGATGTGCGGGCTACCAAAAGGTTCGACCTTTTACTTGATGGACAGTTTAAAATCTCAGGAACAGCTTCCAAGATTGGCAAGGCTGCTGCTTATCACCACTGCACTTTGCTATGCAGTACCGATGGGACCTTCTTGTCATCTTTGCTGAAGAGCCCTTACCAAGGGATCAGGAGCACCGCCACTGCGAGCACACCTGCCTTAGTAAAAAATCTTATGGAAAAAGATCCCACTCTGACCTGTGAAGCAGTGATAAATGCTATTGCCACAGAGTATGCTACATCTCATCAAATCGATAATCACATTCACCTAATAAACCCAACGGACGAGACACTGTTTCCTGGAATAAACAGCATAGCCAAAGAACTACAGACCTGGGAATGGATATATGGCAAAACTCCAAAGTTCAGTGTAAACACTTCCTTCAGTGTGTTATATGAACATTCACACTTGGAAGTTAAAGTATTCATagacataaagaatggaagaATTGAAATCTGTAATATTGAAGCACCTGACCATTGGTTGCCGCTAGAAATACGTGACAAGTTAAATTCAGGTTTTATTGGTAGTAAATTTTGCCCAATTGAAACGACTATGCTTACAAGTATATTACATAGAACATGTCCAGAAGATGACGAACTACACA tcaacatAAGATTGGGTGAAGGAACATGA